In Fusarium falciforme chromosome 10, complete sequence, a single genomic region encodes these proteins:
- a CDS encoding Zn(2)-C6 fungal-type domain-containing protein encodes MPVSTGRRMPLSCEPCRERKIKCPRNINRGRGPCETCVRRGIPSSECVYLRDQWPRRHNQPAAGAVDNSELVARIDRLEELLRQSVSNSASQQPQEPVSNLPSPESTLQPQSAGSFTGRNEVSPLKGVSSSSIAPPAGIIIRYESGHEKFEPSSSRWSSILRDNPNVNGIKTDLDGNDIGSMPFTTSTATIAGLLDLLPPTSHCDELKRTYFDVFSPLFHILHDPTFEADYRRFQSDPEQVSLPWLALLFVILSIAVIALPEDSPLLRELGRRNSALENTSLLSSRYRGAAMRCLEADHYLWRHNLNTLQAVVLLIYGINHTHGQSWALLGTARNIALALGCHIDPTVFGMDRIRVEERRRCWAGLNMLYTIQNTTLGNLDSTFTPSSVKPPLDVNDDELVAGFEVPVSRNGPTQMSYLLLKFDLYGLCTRICSEIFGSLRAPSYDAIQALDSEISTLQEVLNYKYLFDTTLPVHHAVQLNVLFGYSHQLTLLLHRPILRQRTADMRYTKENLLMSQRKCIESSQALLSIHRTLYEDAMFRPYQWYNRGLGSFHAFHAAVCLAHICTSGMGVEASTKDALRRELQGALEVFEQMAKTGMSAVCQKAAPVLKKLLGMITPQEIQHPIPSMASDSPAHQTSLSSDRSGLEFLEEPVDNLAPQQWLSPSTMGWEEWETFLENNSITNVL; translated from the exons ATGCCCGTCTCAACCGGTCGTCGTATGCCTCTCAGTTGCGAGCCCTGTCGGGAGCGCAAGATCAAGTGTCCTCGAAACATCaatcgaggaagaggaccaTGTGAGACCTGTGTGCGTCGAGGGATACCCTCTTCAGAGTGTGTTTATCTCCGGGATCAATGGCCCAGACGACACAATCAGCCAGCTGCAGGGGCTGTTGATAACTCGGAACTCGTCGCGAGGATCGATAGGCTTGAGGAATTGCTGCGACAGAGTGTGTCCAATTCGGCGAGTCAACAACCTCAGGAGCCTGTATCGAATCTTCCTTCGCCTGAATCGACTTTACAACCCCAATCCGCGGGCTCGTTTACTGGCCGGAATGAGGTATCGCCGCTCAAGGGCGTATCTTCGAGTTCAATTGCGCCGCCAGCTGGGATCATTATACGATATGAGTCTGGGCACGAAAAGTTTgaaccatcatcttcacGCTGGTCCTCCATCCTTCGGGACAATCCCAATGTGAATGGCATCAAGACAGACCTTGACGGGAACGACATTGGGTCGATGCCATTTACAACCAGCACTGCCACGATTGCAGGGCTTCTCGACCTGCTTCCGCCCACTTCACACTGCGATGAGCTCAAGAGGACTTATTTCGACGTGTTTTCTCCT CTCTTCCACATATTACATGATCCGACATTCGAGGCCGATTATCGCCGCTTCCAGTCAGACCCCGAGCAAGTGTCTCTCCCGTGGCTCGCGCTCCTCTTTGTCATCTTAAGCATCGCGGTCATAGCATTGCCAGAAGACAGCCCTCTTCTACGTGAGCTGGGTCGTCGCAACTCGGCACTCGAGAACACGTCTTTGCTGAGTAGTCGCTACCGAGGAGCGGCGATGAGATGTCTCGAAGCCGATCACTACCTCTGGCGACACAATCTGAATACGCTACAAGCTGTTGTTCTCCTCATTTATGGCATCAATCACACCCATGGCCAGTCCTGGGCTCTGCTGGGTACCGCACGCAACATTGCCTTGGCTCTCGGCTGCCACATCGACCCTACAGTCTTTGGAATGGATCGGATACGAGTTGAGGAGCGTCGAAGGTGCTGGGCTGGATTAAACATGCTCTACACGATACAAAACACCACACTGGGAAACCTGGACTCGACATTCACGCCTTCAAGTGTCAAGCCGCCCTTGGACGTCAACGATGATGAACTTGTTGCTGGATTCGAAGTGCCAGTCTCACGAAACGGGCCAACGCAGATGTCGTATCTCTTGCTCAAGTTTGACCTTTACGGCCTTTGCACCCGCATATGCAGCGAGATTTTTGGGTCATTGCGTGCACCTTCTTACGACGCCATCCAAGCACTCGACTCTGAGATTTCCACCCTACAAGAGGTCCTCAACTACAAATATCTGTTTGATACGACACTCCCGGTCCATCACGCCGTTCAATTAAACGTTCTGTTTGGGTACTCGCATCAACTCACCCTCCTCTTGCACAGACCTATTCTTCGACAGAGGACGGCAGACATGCGCTATACCAAGGAAAATCTACTCATGTCGCAGAGGAAGTGCATTGAGAGCTCTCAGGCATTGCTCAGTATACATCGGACACTCTATGAGGACGCAATGTTTCGTCCTTACCAGTGGTATAACCGTGGCTTGGGAAGCTTCCATGCATTCCATGCTGCAGTGTGTCTAGCTCATATCTGTACGAGTGGAATGGGCGTGGAGGCATCTACGAAAGATGCTTTGCGTCGGGAACTTCAAGGAGCGCTCGAGGTTTTCGAGCAGATGGCGAAAACGGGAATGAGTGCAGTTTGCCAAAAGGCCGCACCGGtgctgaagaagctgct TGGTATGATCACACCTCAGGAGATTCAGCATCCGATTCCTTCAATGGCATCCGACAGCCCTGCTCATCAAACATCGCTGAGCTCTGATCGATCAGGGCTGGAGTTTCTTGAAGAACCAGTCGACAATTTGGCACCGCAACAGTGGCTCTCACCTTCGACGATGGGTTGGGAAGAGTGGGAGACGTTCTTGGAGAACAATTCTATAACGAATGTACTCTAG
- a CDS encoding Zn(2)-C6 fungal-type domain-containing protein, whose protein sequence is MPGKQAVTRKRRRMADQLFDKLAHFEQQLDRFINHDGSEPALAANNSESPAEDCLRVDAPPSPPLSLSQSLSKPAGKVVQSEDGIRYMDSHLGAAIHEELRAIRAMLEADASLGEEIPPQDMATGNLFAAELVTASLSSIQPSTVQAFTLWQLFLDRVNPLTKVIHTPSVQPYVTEGESSIETVPLNYQALCFAIFTLASMSMSESESQQKLGCSRQDAIRDYTQGTEIALRKLNVMKNFDMVALQALVLYLLSLRNRHGKDTAWIVTGTALRMAIKMGYHRDGELLGLSPFETEMRRRIWWHIMLQDVTHTLTSALSCSQMPISWDCKMPRNFNDADLFPESVDPVQPRESPTEMAFCLINYQIAKSILSLESLRGTAGLEIATIWNTEDVAGNPVASSILQRYREDLDTLDQALLDIERRYVSASAGKVHTAALSLRRVLISKGREMIVPMMEQPEWGIEIFTVEDNLFKILIIKNELFASFDEQMDLAGFLWYAKVQFQRGNFAVMTSRLHQKPVGGLSDRAWRVVETVYKFHPELFDISDRPSMAQAYITLKSWQARHEALLATTGSSQTPDYINQLQLCWDCFSCSMPSCQKLDLTALPTGDLGQLSGDNLASLETNWTLLGNLDPGLNLDLAVLLGNDSGTDVNLNGWA, encoded by the exons ATGCCAGGCAAGCAGGCCGTAACTCGCAAGCGCCGGCGGATGGCTGACCAGCTCTTCGACAAGCTGGCGCATTTCGAGCAGCAACTGGACCGATTTATCAATCATGACGGCTCTGAGCCAGCCCTAGCGGCTAACAACTCTGAGTCTCCCGCCGAGGATTGCCTCCGAGTGGATGCGCCTCCTTCACCCCCTCTGTCGCTGTCCCAATCACTATCGAAACCAGCAGGGAAGGTGGTCCAAAGTGAAGATGGCATACGATACATGGACAGCCATCTAGGAGCAGCCATCCATGAAGAG CTCCGAGCCATCAGAGCCATGCTTGAAGCTGATGCGAGCCTGGGCGAGGAGATACCACCTCAAGATATGGCTACAGGCAATCTCTTTGCAGCCGAACTGGTGACGGCTTCCCTTTCCTCTATCCAACCTAGCACAGTCCAGGCCTTTACGCTTTGGCAGCTATTCTTGGACCGAGTAAACCCCCTGACCAAAGTGATCCATACCCCATCCGTGCAGCCCTACGTGACAGAGGGAGAATCCAGTATAGAAACTGTCCCTCTAAATTACCAAGCGCTATGCTTCGCCATCTTTACTCTAGCTTCCATGTCAATGTCGGAATCGGAGTCGCAACAAAAGCTAGGATGCTCGCGCCAAGATGCGATCAGAGACTACACACAAGGGACAGAGATAGCCTTGAGGAAACTCAACGTCATGAAGAACTTTGACATGGTGGCATTGCAGGCTTTGGTGCTGTACTTG CTCTCTCTCCGAAATCGCCATGGCAAGGACACGGCCTGGATTGTAACTGGCACCGCTCTCCGGATGGCCATAAAGATGGGGTACCATCGGGATGGTGAGCTCCTGGGCCTGTCTCCGTTTGAGACGGAGATGCGAAGGCGCATATGGTGGCACATCATGCTACAAGATGTCACCCAcaccttgacctcggccttgagtTGCTCTCAGATGCCCATCAGCTGGGATTGTAAAATGCCTCGGAATTTCAATGATGCCGACCTATTCCCTGAATCCGTCGACCCCGTACAGCCTCGTGAAAGCCCTACTGAGATGGCTTTTTGTCTGATCAACTACCAAATTGCCAAGTCTATTCTCTCTCTAGAGAGTCTCCGTGGCACAGCAGGGCTCGAGATCGCTACTATCTGGAACACTGAAGATGTTGCAGGAAATCCTGTCGCCTCTTCAATCCTTCAAAGATACAGGGAGGATCTTGACACACTAGACCAGGCTCTGTTGGATATTGAACGCCGATATGTGTCTGCATCTGCTGGCAAGGTCCACACCGCAGCTCTAAGCCTACGACGCGTCCTGATCAGCAAAGGCCGAGAGATGATAGTCCCGATGATGGAGCAGCCCGAATGGGGGATTGAGATTTTTACCGTCGAGGACAACCTCTTCAAGATTCTTATCATCAAGAATGAACTCTTCGCTAGCTTCGATGAGCAAATGGACTTGGCAGGCTTTCTCTGGTATGCAAAGGTCCAGTTCCAAAGAGGCAACTTTGCTGTCATGACCTCGAGGCTTCACCAGAAACCAGTTGGAGGCCTTTCAGATAGAGCCTGGCGTGTCGTCGAGACGGTATACAAGTTTCACCCAGAACTTTTCGACATAAGCGACAGACCCTCGATGGCACAAGCATACATCACCCTTAAATCATGGCAAGCTCGGCACGAAGCTTTGCTGGCGACGACTGGTTCCTCACAGACGCCAGATTATATCAACCAGCTCCAGTTATGCTGGGATTGTTTTAGTTGCTCTATGCCGTCGTGCCAGAAATTGGATCTGACGGCGCTACCAACCGGCGACTTGGGCCAACTGTCTGGGGATAACTTGGCTTCTTTGGAGACGAACTGGACCTTGCTGGGAAATTTAGATCCTGGTTTGAATCTGGATCTGGCTGTGCTCCTCGGGAATGACAGCGGAACGGATGTAAACTTGAACGGGTGGGCTTGA
- a CDS encoding Cupin type-1 domain-containing protein: MPLTPLSSLRVSKHLIPAHNLIPNCSIQNKPLLIYHSAFQRPISAARIESHLSSVGVVIPQWRFTMYTTTHFHSTSHEVLCISHGRARLCFGGEENEDRVEPVVEAGDVIIVPAGVGHRLLEDLTDGFEMVGSYPEGHNWDMCYGKSGEEEKVNAIKDLEWFPRDPIYGDQGPTKGI, translated from the coding sequence ATGCCACTCACACCTCTCTCATCCCTCCGCGTCTCCAAACATCTAATCCCCGCTCACAACCTCATCCCCAACTGCAGCATCCAGAACAAACCCCTCCTCATCTACCACTCCGCCTTCCAACGCCCCATCTCAGCAGCAAGAATCGAATCACACCTCTCCTCCGTGGGAGTAGTGATCCCCCAATGGCGCTTCACCATGTACACGACGACTCACTTCCACAGCACATCCCACGAGGTTCTATGCATCAGCCATGGTCGAGCTCGTCTGTGTTTCGGTGGCGAGGAGAATGAGGATCGTGTTGAGCCTGTGGTTGAAGCTGGAGACGTTATCATTGTACCCGCGGGCGTTGGACATCGGCTTTTGGAAGACTTGACCGATGGGTTTGAGATGGTGGGAAGCTATCCAGAAGGTCACAATTGGGACATGTGCTATGGCAAGTCGGGCGAAGAGGAAAAGGTGAATGCGATCAAGGATCTGGAGTGGTTCCCGCGAGATCCTATATACGGGGATCAAGGGCCAACAAAGGGCATCTGA
- a CDS encoding Cytochrome b5 heme-binding domain-containing protein, which yields MGWMSRKSHLGMRDNIIAVQIDWSETKDVPSVDFVEDTNDPKSFKRAPIDTSNDDLPLIDASIVIAAGKAGLLWIVIDDIVYDCTDFVEEHPGGSRVLESFRSGNCSWQFWRFHGEKDLEEFGRPLRVGRTTGIENKFKEPPRFFGLRKLWGDD from the coding sequence ATGGGCTGGATGAGCAGAAAGTCTCACTTGGGCATGCGGGACAATATCATTGCCGTGCAAATCGACTGGAGCGAAACAAAGGACGTACCGTCCGTCGACTTTGTCGAAGACACAAATGACCCCAAATCATTCAAACGAGCACCAATAGACACTTCAAACGATGACCTGCCTCTAATCGACGCATCCATTGTCATTGCTGCCGGAAAAGCCGGCCTCCTATGGATTGTCATCGATGACATTGTCTATGACTGCACAGACTTTGTGGAGGAACACCCCGGAGGATCTCGAGTACTTGAGTCCTTCCGAAGCGGCAATTGCAGCTGGCAGTTTTGGAGATTTCACGGGGAAAAGGATTTGGAGGAGTTTGGAAGGCCTCTTCGGGTAGGGCGGACAACGGGGATAGAGAACAAGTTCAAGGAGCCACCTAGATTTTTTGGATTGAGAAAGCTGTGGGGTGATGACTGA
- a CDS encoding Amidohydro-rel domain-containing protein, whose protein sequence is MTKDDITKASWPQGAHDSWGKQPIHAQKLPRNVEFINNLKLDKKLQPKEYHIDGTHQRSKILFTNVKILDSTGREPYIGDVLIEGEKIAAVGQIPNKAELERDPLVRVFEGRGRTLMSGLGDGHTHFTWNGGDLNRLGELDVEEHVLLTIKSAQCFLDSGYTMCFGAAAAKDRLDVVVRDAINAGDIPGPRYLANAREIAKPEGELVAGITRFADGPQEMRDAIKYNIETIGVDNVKLSISGEEITEIRSAQDCYFSDEEIIACVDEAHKRGKRVCAHARARDSVKMCVKHGVDVIYHGSYVDDEGMDMLERDKHKNIVVPAINWLYATTYEADAFGYTYEAAEKAGYKRELDIAVAGLREMHRRGIVVLPGGDYGFAWTPHGTYARDLEHFVKMLGFTPHESIIAATAGVAALMMRGHELGKIQPGYYADCILVDGDPLQDISILQDHDKLNIIIMNGRVHKAGRKEYIRDTSGSLSTGIPRHLTEEFPEKRPAMQKSY, encoded by the exons ATGACCAAGGACGACATCACAAAGGCTTCGTGGCCTCAGGGCGCTCATGATTCGTGGGGCAAGCAGCCCATTCATGCTCAAAAGTTACCCCGGAACGTTGAGTTTATCAACAACTTGAAATTGGACAAGAAGCTTCAGCCGAAGGAGTATCATATCGACGGTACTCATCAAAGGTCAAAGATTTTGTTTACGAATGTCAAGATTCTGGATTCTACAGGCCGAGAACCGTATATTGGCGATGTGCTGATCGAGG GTGAAAAGATTGCCGCGGTTGGCCAGATCCCAAACAAGGCCGAACTTGAACGAGACCCTCTTGTTCGAGTTTTTGAGGGTAGAGGGAGAACACTCATGTCAGGCCTGGGAGACGGCCACACGCACTTCACCTGGAACGGTGGCGACCTCAACCGTCTGGGTGAgcttgatgttgaggagCACGTTCTCCTGACCATCAAGAGCGCCCAATGCTTCCTGGACTCTGGATACACCAT GTGTTTTGGAGCGGCTGCAGCCAAGGACCGACTCGATGTGGTTGTCCGAGATGCCATCAATGCTGGAGACATCCCAGGACCTCGATACCTGGCTAATGCACGAGAGATTGCCAAGCCAGAAGGCGAATTAGTGGCTGGAATTACACGGTTTGCAGATGGTCCACAAG AAATGCGCGATGCCATCAAGTACAATATCGAGACTATCGGCGTCGATAACGTCAAGCTCAGCATCTCAGGTGAAGAAATTACCGAGATTCGATCCGCTCAAGACTGCTACTTTTCGGACGAAGAGATTATTGCGTGTGTCGACGAGGCTCACAAGCGAGGGAAGCGAGTCTGCGCACACGCCAGAGCCAGGGATTCGGTCAAGATGTGTGTCAAGCACGGCGTGGATGTCATTTATCACGGCTCTTACGTGGATGACGAAG GCATGGATATGCTTGAGCGAGACAAGCACAAGAACATTGTCGTGCCGGCAATCAACTGGCTCTATGCCACGACCTACGAAGCCGACGCTTTTGGATACACGTACGAAGCAGCAGAGAAGGCTGGATATAAGCGAGAGCTCGACATTGCGGTAGCAGGGTTGCGTGAGATGCACCGACGAGGGATTGTGGTATTGCCAGGGGG GGACTATGGCTTTGCATGGACACCGCACGGAACCTATGCTCGTGATCTTGAGCACTTTGTCAAGATGCTGGGCTTTACTCCTCACGAGAGTATCATTGCCGCAACTGCAGGCGTTGCAGCTCTCATGATGAGAGGCCACGAGCTCGGGAAGATTCAGCCAGGATACTACGCCGACTGCATCCTCGTCGATGGAGATCCTCTACAGGATATCTCGATACTTCAGGACCACGATAAACTcaatatcatcatcatgaatGGGCGGGTGCACAAGGCTGGAAGAAAAGAGTACATCAGGGACACGTCGGGATCACTGTCCACGGGTATCCCTCGCCACTTGACGGAGGAGTTTCCTGAGAAGAGGCCTGCTATGCAAAAGTCGTACTAG
- a CDS encoding Abhydrolase-3 domain-containing protein: MAEFSLLQYLYLKIVITLSRWSAYPFMRSLFKAPNSNRTLIQIPSRDPTRFIKAWIHSPPNHSESTPGLLINWHGSGFILPSLGMDHEFCDRMAHEAGVVVLDADYRKAPEHPFPAPVEDVEDVLKWAEDQPDRFDLSRIAVSGFSAGGNLALVAASELRGHFKRINIKAAYAFYPLVDLERNPELKKVPNPINPFPVFSLRLFATCYVPRAEERTNPRVSPTFADPALFPDTTIIITCSADNLSPEAEEMGQKLKAGGANVEVVQLENAAHGFDKDAKPGSDAFKQREMTYLKVAEDLRKPLRMGRRF, translated from the coding sequence ATGGCCGAATTTAGCCTTCTGCAGTACTTGTATCTCAAGATTGTTATTACTCTTTCACGATGGTCAGCATATCCATTCATGCGGTCCCTATTCAAAGCACCAAATAGCAACAGAACTCTCATTCAGATTCCCTCCCGTGACCCGACCCGTTTCATCAAGGCATGGATTCACAGTCCGCCCAACCATAGCGAAAGCACACCTGGCTTGCTTATCAACTGGCACGGCAGTGGGTTCATCCTGCCGAGCTTGGGAATGGACCACGAGTTTTGTGACAGAATGGCGCACGAAGCTGGGGTGGTGGTGCTAGATGCTGATTATCGTAAAGCACCAGAACACCCATTCCCAGCTCCTGTGGAAGATGTGGAGGACGTCCTTAAATGGGCCGAGGACCAGCCCGATCGTTTTGATCTGAGTCGCATAGCGGTGTCTGGCTTCAGTGCTGGCGGTaacttggccttggttgCTGCATCAGAGCTCAGGGGGCACTTCAAGCGTATCAACATCAAAGCGGCCTACGCATTCTACCCTCTCGTAGACCTTGAACGCAATCCAGAGCTAAAGAAAGTCCCGAATCCGATCAACCCATTCCCGGTTTTCTCTCTGCGGTTGTTTGCCACATGCTATGTGCCCAGAGCAGAGGAACGTACAAACCCCAGGGTATCGCCTACGTTTGCCGACCCTGCCCTCTTCCCTGATACAACCATCATCATTACCTGTAGTGCTGATAACCTATCgcctgaggctgaggagatggGTCAAAAGTTGAAGGCGGGTGGTGCCAATGTTGAGGTTGTCCAGCTCGAGAATGCGGCGCATGGGTTCGACAAGGATGCTAAACCAGGATCAGATGCATTCAAGCAGAGAGAAATGACATATTTGAAAGTAGCTGAGGATCTTAGAAAGCCCTTAAGGATGGGACGACGCTTTTGA
- a CDS encoding CFEM domain-containing protein, translated as MKWTVPLFAALMPCWLAAASISTKELLAELPQCAGSCLGDAISKSDCDSADVKCVCTNEKIIPVASVCVAGGCTVKESLTTQNMTNTYCQVPVRDKTSLFINVTIILGTFSGISILLRIGSKILITNSDFGLDDLFIVLTLIFGIPSTAMNIHGTAGHGEGRDIWTLEFDQITKFGFFFWLLEVFYFAQVSLLKMSLLFFYLRIFPGPAQKLLWGTVIFNAIYGVAFIFLAVFQCSPINFFWLKWDGEHKGSCANVNAIGWANAAISISLDIWMLAIPMWYLRNLKLHWKKKIGVAAMFIVGTFVTIVSIIRLQYLVDLDSSQNPTYDQTDVSIWSTVEINVGIICASMPALRILLVRLFPVLGGSSYDSSKYNNYGEQYGRKSHIMSRSRARVELPSRTGDSIHAPEHGGIELQRTFKVQYSDGGDEANLVTADKYNKSHVTTTTSAHSTSEVSL; from the exons ATGAAGTGGACAGTGCCTCTATTCGCGGCTCTCATGCCGTGCTGGCTCGCTGCTGCCAGCATCTCGACAAAGGAGCTGCTGGCTGAGCTACCCCAGTGCGCT GGATCGTGCCTTGGCGATGCGATCTCAAAGTCTGACTGCGACTCTGCCGACGTCAAGTGTGTCTGCACTAACGAGAAGATCATCCCGGTGGCTTCAGTATGCGTCGCAGGCGGCTGTACGGTCAAGGAGTCTCTGA CTACTCAAAATATGACCAACACGTACTGCCAAGTCCCAGTCCGCGACAAGACGAGCCTCTTTATCAACGTAACAATCATCCTCGGCACCTTTTCCGGCATCTCGATTCTCCTACGTATCGGATCCAAGATTCTGATCACAAACTCCGACTTTGGCCTCGACGACCTGTTTATCGTGCTTACCCTCATCTTCGGTATCccctcgacggcgatgaACATTCACGGAACGGCCGGACACGGAGAGGGACGCGACATCTGGACACTCGAGTTTGACCAGATTACAAAgtttggcttcttcttttggcTGCTCGAGGTGTTTTACTTCGCGCAAGTGTCgctgttgaagatgtcgCTGCTATTCTTCTACCTGCGCATCTTTCCTGGTCCTGCCCAGAAGTTGCTCTGGGGCACTGTCATCTTTAATGCCATCTATGGTGTTGCTTTCATATTTTTGGCGGTGTTTCAATGCTCGCCTATTAATTTCTTCTGGCTTAAATGGGATGGCGAGCACAAGGGAAGCTG TGCCAACGTCAATGCTATCGGCTGGGCAAATGCCGCCATCAGCATTTCCCTGGATATCTGGATGCTGGCAATTCCAATGTGGTACCTTCGGAACCTTAAGCTGCattggaagaagaagattggTGTCGCCGCCATGTTTATCGTCGGAACTTT TGTCACTATCGTGAGCATCATTCGTCTGCAGTATCTTGTCGACCTGGACTCTTCTCAGAATCCCACATATGACCAAACAGATGTCTCCATCTGGTCAACAGTCGAGATCAACGTCGGCATCATCTGCGCATCCATGCCCGCTCTTCGTATCCTTCTTGTCCGTCTCTTTCCCGTCCTCGGAGGTTCTTCCTACGATTCGAGCAAATACAACAACTACGGCGAACAATACGGTCGCAAGTCACACATCATGAGCCGGAGCCGTGCTCGCGTAGAACTCCCTTCTAGGACGGGGGACTCGATACACGCGCCGGAGCACGGCGGGATCGAGCTGCAGAGGACGTTCAAGGTGCAGTATAGCGACGGGGGAGACGAGGCGAACCTTGTGACGGCGGATAAGTATAACAAGTCTCATGTAACGACTACTACGAGTGCACATAGCACTAGCGAGGTGTCCCTTTGA